In the genome of Aedes aegypti strain LVP_AGWG chromosome 2, AaegL5.0 Primary Assembly, whole genome shotgun sequence, the window TCTGATTACTTTCTTTCGGCACGTACATATCATCGtaaaaccgtacaacacgctcgcgtagtgcttgctgtttcgacgccatctttgACTGAACTGACAGCATCCTAGCGAAAAGAAACATGTCACCCATTTTAGGAAGACCAGAGagcaattctcgcataacttatgatctcgcccttaaaaccattggtaaccgagtgtgtagcccGTTGTTTTGAAGCAAATGGATGGACCAAGATATAAACTATCACCTttgggagatagaggaggagCTTTTCTTCATAGTAGCATTGTTAAATAATGAgcaaatccattcgtttgctcagtaacaacAAGCTTCACACTTGGTTATTAAttgcttttagggcgagatcataaatgtAGCGATAATTCTCttggtgagaaaaaaaaaagtctttcATTCATCATTCAAAGTTTTTCTTCACTTTTTACTGAACGCCCATTGAGTAATCTCTCAACTTAAATTAATTCAAATaatattcaagtaagagactttgatgccagaagttataaataataattgGGATTTGGAAAGTTAATGGTTGTTCATTGGTTTCTATCTAATCTTCACCACTTGAAATAGAAAACACAGATgaatgtggggcaaaagtttctaTTATGGAATTCATGTTCAATTCGGATTAAATGTTATAAATGTCACAGTGGTGTAAGACCTATTcgaataaaataatttcaaaatattttgttatgaAAGTTGTAATTTTTACATAGAACAAAATAGAAATAAATGCTTTTTTCAAGAGCATAGCAAGGCCTGTCGTGGAACAAAAGTGCAAGCCACATAATTTTACAAATTGCAGTAATTTTTCGGTTTCATCACGGCTACCGTGAATTCGGTGAAACGAGaaataaatgtattatttttatatccGATTTATGAAATCCATGATTATGAATTTATAATTCATGAGGTCtaatggtaccgtaaaatcgggtgtaatttatcagaagggtgaaattgatcatcgtatcacacgattttatttattcgtaatgaagcacaaatatcaatgtaagttgcagtaaatgaacTTTGCTTGTcataactattgtcgaattgtgtgttgtgaagttttttgcgttaaagaatgtttattaccatgaaaataacgtaaaatttcaaaatcatgcacggtgcagtattgacaaacacctatgaacttccaTTTAGAAGCAAGGATttaaacatggtataaacctgaaagtttgtgaggatgcttgagatatatccccaaaccagatttcatcatcaaaactcgtaCTACtttgctcatatggttgaaataattgaatttcgtttagatatcattgaattccttaggaaattgcatacatttaggcgttttccgcgtaattcttgaaatttaactattcgttatttatataaatattgcattgttaagaattttacaagcatattcggattcagggagctcaaatttatcatatagagttgttttggaaactaacaataatagcattgacaagtgatcaattttaccccgaaatgagatcctctgatattttattttagaggtatttgtcaacactaaaatgacatttgttagaaaatttcggtacataagtcaatgaggctcaccatcgtacttgttttcctgcatttagttgtttggcattgttaacattatagaaaacagactagaaaaaccgtgaaaaatgatcaatttcacccgaaattacggtacctttaAAGGTTCGTTATGATTTGAAGAAATGAAAAAATTATTCTTTATAGAGGCCATCCAAGATAAATACCCCTCTCTCTGCATTGTCAGATTTCTTGCATACTTACTTAGTGTCCATAATTTTCAGGCATTGCATTTCATCCCATCTTTCGATCATCTGAGCATGACATGGATCGAATTGTGAGATATCATCTGAGAGCTCTGtgatcaatttttttgtcagtatctTATGCTCAGATGAGTCATCTTGAGCTCAGCAATCGACGCGTTTGATTTACTTGGGGTAAACACCATGGGAACAAACACATTTGGCAAGGGGAATATAAGAATGAATTGATACAGTtgttgcaataaataaaaataactttagtTGCTAATCAGAAGGAGCATGTTTCTTGATATCGATTCATTTACATATTTATACTTTACCATTTGAGCGTTATCCAATAATTATGTACCTACTGCTATCCCTGTGTCGAACTCTGATTAGTTCACGTATAACCCGTGGCATATAAGAATCTAGTCAATTGATTCGAATATGATTCTTAGCGGCAACAATTACAATGCGTTCACTTCAAATTTTACCGGAACGAAAATTATGTTGAATAGACGTTAAGCTTAAATGACATAAGTTACGAAGCTTCATAAACGCGGTTCACCGCACTACGTGGAATCTTTCAAGACCGTCCCACAGGAAAACCGCGTATGTAAGTGTGGGAAGATAAACAAACTGCTCATGTAACAAATGGTCATACAGTCTGGATTTCCCTGATAACTAGACAGCTGAAAGCTCAACTAAATATATTCACTATGTAAGTGGGCAAATTCAAGAGGAACTTCCCGGTCGCTCTATAGCAAAAACAAAAGGGTTTTGTTATTGGGAATactgttattttattataaaaataatacaaGCCAAACATTGCTTGTGTCGTTCAGAAATTGTAGTTTTCATCGCTTAACTGACCACGGTTTTCCAATATTCCTGAATGATTTCTCGCCATTGTTGGTTGTCAAATACAACGGTATATTCGAAGATCACtgttatttggaaaaacaaACTGTTTCCCAAAATTGCCTTCCAATCACGCGTTGTTAACTCTGTAAAGAAACGTAGATTAAAAACAAATACTTAAAGAAGTAAACTGTTCCAAACCACCAAAGAATCATGACAGCTGTTATCTTCTAATGCTCAAGATTGAGAGATGATATCATTTCAGAGCGCTCTTGGATTACAGATAATATCTTTCCGTTATCTGAAGATGATCTCGTTCATCAGATGAGATTGCAATGCCTGATAATTTTTCTTTGATCACAGACTTGGATGTTACTCTGTCTTTTTTGAGGGAAATTGTTATCCTCTGAAAATAAGATCTCGtgaatgaagaataataaaaagGGGTTAAATTCGATTCACACACTAAGTTTTGTTTCCCGAGTTTTGTTGTGCAAATTTCAGTTTAACAATTCGAACTGGGATTCAGCAGGAATAGTTAACAAAGACAATTTTAACATCCAGAGACCAATTCACAATGAATCACTATGTTCACAAGAAACGTGATATAATCCAAAAGGTGATGGAACCGAGCGTGAAACTGACGATAAGTGATCAAAATGAGTGATGATAAACCGAAAATATGCATAATCACGCGAGAAAGATTATCAAAATATCGTGTTGCAccttaattaaaaaacaaaataaccaCTATTTCTGGGTAAACATATCACAATTGTCTctattttgtgtaatttttcagttaaaattTAGATTAGTTTTTTGCCATTTGAAATTGTTACCTTCCAGCTTTCACGTGTATGAGAGTTCAAGGATGAGTTCTTGTATGAAATTCTAAGGAGTAATTGGAAAGTGTTATGGAAAAATGTAAGACATCGTAAAATCATTTACGCACTAATTCTTCAACATTTGTGCAACATAACATAAATTATAGACGTGATGCAGAAAAGGTATACTCTATCTAGCAAGTTGTGTCGTATCGCCAACCCTATAACAGTTATTAAATTAAGGAAAATCGGATTTATGTATGTCTAATAATatattaaaatgtattttcacaAACACTTTAATCATTTACAAACGCCACAGCCTGCAACAATCATTCAATAAATAATCGACAAATCTTGCACTCAATTGATCGTGAATGAATTTCCGTTTACAAATGTATGATCCCCATTTTCTCTAGCTGCTGTAGAAAATCCAGTTGAATAGGCAAGCGTTATGTCTTTGTGGTAGGGGACCCTGTACGTCTGACTTCCGGAAAGAGCCGCTGATCCAGATATACCCCCAGCTCCTACCGTAAAGCCTTGCGTCTGTGAAGCGGAATTTGATGCCCCGAAGGAACCCAGTGGTCCACTACTTTGAAACGCATTAGATTGAGCGTTGGCTGCACTGGCGCTGAAACCATTCGATCCGAATCCATGGGTAAAACTATTCGCATTTGCATTGGAGCTTGACGAACCGAATCCACTGAAAATAAGAACGTCTTATCAAAGGACTTCTACTTGAAATAAGAGGCTGAAGCATACCCGATTTGTTGGTTAATGGAATTGGCATTGGCATTGGAGGCCGAGGCTCCAAAACCCCCACCAGAATTTACGGTGGCCGTCTGAGCATTGGCAGCAGCTGCAGATCCTCCCAAGCTTCCGTTGCTGTTTCCAGCTCCCGCACCTGCGCCAGACCCAATCGATGATCCAAACCCGTGGCTCGCCGAGTTGGCACTGGAGCTTGATCCGGTGAAACTAAAGCTGCCATATGAAGTAAAGATGTATTATGTATGTAGTTTGACCAAAATAAGCAATAGTTTATAACATATTTAGGTTGAAttgttaattgaaaattttgcaaaggCAAGAGTTTTACAGCTGATTTTCAATGGGCTGTCCATTAAAAAAGTCACGTTTATATGGCAGGCAATGTAGCAATGTATTAAGTTTATGAAAACAACGTACTCCGTACGTACATcaccaatgttcgcacataccgcagtgcgaGCGGCTACGGGATTCAGAAGTAGCTCAAGAATAtgcgcagcagttggaagtagccctaccaacggaagagtAGCTTGGCtccgccactcttgaagataTATATTCCTTATGTTTATTTGAAAGGCACTCTGTGTCtctatttttaaatattctatatttacatcactctcttctactcttttactctcacaccgagcagataggagagtgctctgctgttggtccaatctaTTTCCATATAATCCATAGTCAATTGCTCTTgtggtggttcattttgccgtgttcctgagtcgtatGAGGCTAGCcttcgaagagggtcagtttgcctcagtcaccatctgatactgacggaggatggatgtgctccccaaagcacgacccttcgtgcggcgtcttctggttgctgaacggatttttttgtggaggagctgggaatcgaacccatgaccttccgcttatgaagcgaaatgCGTAACCTCACGGCCACGGACCCCTCaactcttgaagatggctggaggcacatagtatccgccataggtagcaccgcaacagcagcactaggtccagcgtccccgaatcagagaaacgactggtatgacggcgaatgcgagcagttgaagaatgagaagaaggcagcatgggcgagaatgctgcaacaccgcacgagagcgaacgaggcacAGTATAAACAGGCacggaacagacaaaactcgatcttccggAGAAAGAAGTGACATCAAGAAGAACAagatcgcgaagcgatggaagagctgttccgcgctaaagacacacgCAAGTTTTACGAGAAGCTTgaccgttcgcgcaaaggctttgtgccacaagccgatatgtgcagagactgtgacggaaatcttctcacgaacgaacgtgaggtggcctccagatctccaagaggtatgaacggagattagacggttCAAAAACAACAtagccgctggagtggaccaactaCCGAGCGAGCTGCATtggcaagagcgctgcactgggttatttccaagatttgggagaaggaagtattgccggaggagtggatggaaggtgtcgagcgtcccatctacaaaaagggcgacaggttggattgcgccaattatcgtgcgatcacaattttgagcgccgcctataaggtactctcccaaattctatgccaccgtctatcaccaattgctagagaattcggcaacatcaggcaggatttatgggcgaacgagcaacaacggaccaaatATTCGCCATCTGCCAGTTGTTGCAaaaatgccgcgaatacaatgtacccacacatcatttgttcatcgattttaaatcggcctatCGATCGAGAActgctatggcagattatgcacgaatacggctttccggacaaactgataatattgatcaaggcgacgatggaacgagtgatgtgcgtagtccgagtatcagggacactctcgggtcccttcgaatctcgcagagggttacggcaaagtgatggcctttcgtgtttactgttcaacattgcgttagagggtgtgataagaaaagcgaggatagacacgagtggcacgatcttcagaaagtccgttcagttacttggattcaccgacgacattgatattgttgcacgaaactttgagacgatggtggatacgtacatccgactaagtgCCGAAGCTAtgcgaatcggactgaacatcaaagtgtcgaagacgaagtacatgatagcgaggggctcacgagaagacacggcacgcccccacctcgagttcatattgacggttcGAGGTTGtagaagaattcgtgtacttgggctcactgatgaccgccgacaacgacaccagcagagaaatccagagacgcatcgttgctggaaatcgtgtctactttggactccgcagaacgctccgatcgagcaaagttcgccatcgcacgaagttaaccatctacaagacgctgattcgAAAGGTAgccctctatgggcacgaaacatggagcctgcgtgcagaggatcaacgcgcccttggtgttttcgaacggaaggtgttgcggaccatctacggcggagtgcagatggaagacggaacgtggagaaggcgaatgaaccatgaattgcatcagctgctgggagaaccaaccatcgtCCACCTCACAAAAATTGGGAGGTTGCGGTGGGCCGGgaatgtcaccagaatgtcgggataacaacccggtgaaaatggttctctaaaacaatccgaccggcaccaGACGACGTGGTgtgcagcgagcaagatggttCGATCAAGTttaggacgatctgcggacccttcgcagaatgcgtggctggcgacgggcagccTTGGACCGAATCGAACgaagacgtctcctacgtacagcagaggcctcccaggccttagcctgactggtaaggtaagttCATTACTTTTTGTTATACACATTATCCTTAGGAGTTCAAATATTGTCGAtctaatttcaacaaaatcagtACACCGTTGATCTCTGTCGGTCTTCGTTATCAATTCTTATAGAACAATTTATAATGTATaatttatttgtaaaataaaaattgaagatcAAATTTTGGGACGAAATTGGGACCCATATCACAACgcatttataaaaatgaaaaatccaCTAAATTGGTTTCACATTATTCTGAAACAGGCGTAAAAAAACTTCTAGCTAACTGAATCATTTAATTGctcaaccaaaattttgaaaatccatATCAAATGCGAAGATGCAGGAAATTTCCTTCCTCCTTAtagaacatttgaaacatttaaatATTACTTGTAGGTTTAGCTATATATGATAGTTAATTGCTTATTTTTTCACCAATTTTGGTAACACTTTCAAAAATTGTGAATGGTTGGATGCATAACTTCAACTTTTTGATACATAAAATAGAATCATTATTAGATatccaaaaaccaaaaaaaaaaaacatcgaatgTCTATGTTACTAACTAAATTTCTAATTTCTAATATTAAAACTAAATTATCCAGAAGACACTCAATTCAGTTTCGAACGGATCAGATTCGCCCCAGTAGATTTCACTCCGGACTACGGTACCCaaaaactattttcaaattcGAAAGATTATATTTGAAGTCAAATTACAAAAGTTACCCAACAATAAATGTAGACCTATGCATTTTTATTCAATGCTCACCCCCAATGACGGTAACATGCGGTAATGAATCAATAATAGCGAAATACCTACCCCGGGTATCTAGAATTGAAACTAGCTGATTGAACATTGGCTGCCGAAGCTGAGCCTCCCCCATTGCCGTTGACACTATTCACAGCATTAGAGTTAGCACCGGAAGACGAAACACTGGccctgaaaaaatattaatcaaCTGATGAAAATCGAACGCAATATATCGAATTAAAAATAATCGAATCTATTTTCTATTCCAAACATGCAAATGTGACGTTGATCAAACTAAAATAGATCAACTATAACAAGCAGCCCACTGGAATCAGTAGCTTATGTGAAACGTAAAAACTCAGACATGACTAGAATATCGAGCTCGATTTGTTACGCTTGCTCAACCTAGAGAATATAGTGAACGTTTTGTCACGGTGTGTTCTTTTAGTTTCGGCTTTAATTACCCTGGGAATCCTCCATTGAAACTTTGCGAATTGGCAGCAGCTCCTGACGCGCCTCCATAAAATCCATTATGACCGCCGCCATGTGTCGTCGTCAATGAATTTGCATTTGCTCCCGCCGCGGACCCTCCGAAACTGTGTATGTGCAAATGTGAAATCGGGACATTAAACGTGCAGAATAGCGATCCCGACCAGAATCACACAATAAGATTATCACACATTTCTAACAACAGCAGTTAAAACTAACTGAAGTCGATAAATTAATTGATAACGTAATGgctttgttcttgagctgttaaATTTTTGTAACTACTAATACTAATGATACTAGGATTTGTTATACTTACTCTTGTTTTGTGTGGTGCaaatttatgcaaataaatattttaagtgTTAACTATCAAtggtaaaatgtttaaaacaaatagcaatataaaaaaaatcaaatcaaagaaACGCTTTCTTTTACAATCTTGTTTCCCCCGTCTGGTCGGGATACGTTTGATTTTCATCATCTCTTACCCGGACTGGCCGCCAACCACTGTGACAGATTGGGCATTTGCCGCCGCGCCGCTTCCCGATTGGCCATTCTGTTGAACTGTCTGGGCTCCAGCGCCGGCTGCCGATGCCGATAAGCTGGGGAATAGAAAATGGGACGACAGGTTTCATGAATGTGTTTTGAGTTTCTCGGAAGACGTAAAACGCGTAAATAAATGATAATCTGTCGCTTTAGGCTTGATCTGAAATCTTTGAACTCTTTTTTTCGTTAGGTTTCTTAATTGACATAGGTCAATGTACCAATTGGGGAGGTAAAGGAGCAGAAGTTTTTCGCAAAATGAAATTACAACTATTAAATAGGACACATCACACGGTGTATTGGTTAGAATAAACGCCTCTCACACcgaggatctgggatcgaatcccatttccgaaatagtcacttatgacgtgagAAGTTattgtgacgacttccttcaaGAGGGAAGTAAAACCGTTTGTCCCGAGCTAGCCCAGGGCtataaatctcgttaataatgataaaaaaatatttagaccATTTCTAGGCGCGGTAAGCGTGAAGCATTAGCATGATATATTTGACAGTGCttcagatagattgaaactatacGTTGGTCACTGAGAAACTATATTATGCGTGGCGCGAAAAATTCTCGCACCGATGATCTTAAAAACGCTTGTAGATCGCCGCAGTTACTTCAAATCGATTTGGTGTCTTTTGCGCGATCATGCCTTGGACAATCAGGAACAATtgcgcagaagacaccaaaacgatttgaagtagCTGCGACAATCTACAagcattttaagaagttttcaagatcgccgtcacgataaataatcgcgcaatgcacagtaatagcatggataattaccacgtgatcactcattctgcagtgattatgatctagagtgcgctgtcgcatcactgctgttggttgtcaaaccaaagtgatattgatagcttgcaagtgatattgatagttttagagcatcagccatcagctgatgtgattgatattaagcaactctgctcCTGACTTGCCCAACCAGTCACCCAAGTTTgaagtttgaatattttcattttaagACTCACAAGTCCAATTGTAAATAAAATTACTCAGGATTTTGAAAGTAATCTCAATTGGGAAAACGTTTTCGACCATTTGTTTCGATCAAAAGCGAATAGCAAGCATATACACGTcgtagaacaatattatcacacaAAAATAGGCAACGCAAAATCCTttaccattcgaaaatataggtttttaacTTTCATTATCCGAgttccccaaaaaaaatccaccgagggatcccgaacattttttttattttgaattttttttttccaaagccagcttctcagcttagagttcttctgTTTCtcattaagaggaaaataaccatcatcgttttacaaattttcaaaaccagtttttttgctcaaatttgaagcaatgttcaagaaaatatatcattGCATTGAACATACTATAactaatgcaatgatagatttttataagatttttttaaaatttgagcgaaaaaactggtttttcatttttgatgatagttgatgattgaatgatggagtcTTGAGCCTTAACTGAGAGTTTGCTTCGCCAAGCGttcattgatgtttttttttagtagtAGGCttaaatttcgcgaaaatcacgtggctcctcccagtacagtagttcaaaaacatgaatctcatcaagtaaccTATGCTgggtgaatgaattttctaaatcgatAGTGTCAAtaaaggctctaaatgcgggaaatgcaacgggaaatagaacatttttctacagtaattttgaattgcccttagcaacgggtgttttgcaatttt includes:
- the LOC110676130 gene encoding cell wall protein IFF6-like isoform X2; the encoded protein is MKCVLVFPSIYLTALLLSSVQSSPVRFTDLDDDDDGDLDEAIVRGAVHIGREIGGLFFGRPSRRNPTKTTTPTKHPENTNTVFFPSDNVGLSASAAGAGAQTVQQNGQSGSGAAANAQSVTVVGGQSGASVSSSGANSNAVNSVNGNGGGSASAANVQSASFNSRYPGFSFTGSSSSANSASHGFGSSIGSGAGAGAGNSNGSLGGSAAAANAQTATVNSGGGFGASASNANANSINQQIGGFGSSSSNANANSFTHGFGSNGFSASAANAQSNAFQSSGPLGSFGASNSASQTQGFTVGAGGISGSAALSGSQTYRVPYHKDITLAYSTGFSTAARENGDHTFVNGNSFTIN
- the LOC110676130 gene encoding uncharacterized transmembrane protein DDB_G0289901-like isoform X3 — encoded protein: MFFNRPLKSLSASAAGAGAQTVQQNGQSGSGAAANAQSVTVVGGQSGFGGSAAGANANSLTTTHGGGHNGFYGGASGAAANSQSFNGGFPGASVSSSGANSNAVNSVNGNGGGSASAANVQSASFNSRYPGFSFTGSSSSANSASHGFGSSIGSGAGAGAGNSNGSLGGSAAAANAQTATVNSGGGFGASASNANANSINQQIGGFGSSSSNANANSFTHGFGSNGFSASAANAQSNAFQSSGPLGSFGASNSASQTQGFTVGAGGISGSAALSGSQTYRVPYHKDITLAYSTGFSTAARENGDHTFVNGNSFTIN
- the LOC110676130 gene encoding uncharacterized transmembrane protein DDB_G0289901-like isoform X1, whose translation is MKCVLVFPSIYLTALLLSSVQSSPVRFTDLDDDDDGDLDEAIVRGAVHIGREIGGLFFGRPSRRNPTKTTTPTKHPENTNTVFFPSDNVGLSASAAGAGAQTVQQNGQSGSGAAANAQSVTVVGGQSGFGGSAAGANANSLTTTHGGGHNGFYGGASGAAANSQSFNGGFPGASVSSSGANSNAVNSVNGNGGGSASAANVQSASFNSRYPGFSFTGSSSSANSASHGFGSSIGSGAGAGAGNSNGSLGGSAAAANAQTATVNSGGGFGASASNANANSINQQIGGFGSSSSNANANSFTHGFGSNGFSASAANAQSNAFQSSGPLGSFGASNSASQTQGFTVGAGGISGSAALSGSQTYRVPYHKDITLAYSTGFSTAARENGDHTFVNGNSFTIN